AATTTTAACTGGATTATTCCTAGCTATACACTATGCCGCAGATATTGAAACAGCTTTTAATAGAGTAAATCATATTTGTCGAGATGTAAATAATGGATGATTTTTACGAATTTGTCACGCTAACGGAGCTTCTTTTTTTTTTGCTTGTTTATTTATTCATGTAGGACGAGGAGTATATTATGAATCTTACTTATATCATATAACTTGAAATACTGGAGTTATTATTTTATTTTTAACAATAGCAACAGGATTTTTAGGATATGTATTACCATGAGGACAAATATCATTTTGAGGAGCAACAGTTATTACTAATTTATTATCAGCAGTACCTTACCTAGGAATGGATCTAGTTCAATGAATTTGAGGGGGATTTGCAGTTGATAACGCCACTTTAACTCGATTTTTTACATTTCATTTTATTTTTCCATTTATTATTTTAGCTTTAATAATGATTCATTTATTATTTTTACACCAAACAGGATCTAATAATCCTCTTGGATTAAATAGAAACGTAGATAAAATTCCATTTCATCCTTATTTTATTTATAAGGATATTTTTGGATTTATTGTATTTTTATGAATTTTAGTAACATTTATTTGAAAATTTAATTACTTACTAATAGATCCAGAAAACTTTATTCCTGCTAATCCTTTAGTTACTCCAGTACATATTCAACCAGAATGATACTTTTTATTTGCTTACGCTATTTTACGATCAATTCCTAATAAGCTAGGAGGAGTAATTGCTTTAGTACTATCAATTGCTATTTTATTAATTTTACCTTTCACACACTCTAGCAAGTTTCGAGGA
The sequence above is a segment of the Anopheles gambiae genome assembly, organelle: mitochondrion genome. Coding sequences within it:
- the CYTB gene encoding cytochrome b → MFKPIRKTHPLISIANNALVDLPAPSNISAWWNFGSLLGLCLMLQILTGLFLAMHYAADIETAFNSVNHICRDVNNGWFLRICHANGASFFFACLFIHVGRGVYYESYLYHMTWNTGVIILFLTMATGFLGYVLPWGQMSFWGATVITNLLSAVPYLGMDLVQWIWGGFAVDNATLTRFFTFHFIFPFIILALMMIHLLFLHQTGSNNPLGLNSNVDKIPFHPYFIYKDIFGFIVFLWILVTFIWKFNYLLMDPENFIPANPLVTPVHIQPEWYFLFAYAILRSIPNKLGGVIALVLSIAILLILPFTHSSKFRGLQFYPLNQILFWNMVIVASLLTWIGARPVEDPYILTGQILTVLYFSYFIINPLLAKFWDKLLN